Proteins encoded together in one Electrophorus electricus isolate fEleEle1 chromosome 9, fEleEle1.pri, whole genome shotgun sequence window:
- the rufy3 gene encoding protein RUFY3 isoform X6 encodes MADLTPQSEAPTPTTDKITQAARETIYLCNFRVSVDGEWLCLRELNDISLTPDPEPAHEDSWEDLTELVEHMQMLDEFKDPKDPIAIERLNLMNMAKLSIKGLIESALNLGRTLDSDYAPLQQFFVVMEHCLKHGLKSKKTFLGQNKSFWGPLELVEKLTPEAGEITASVKDLPGLKTPLGRGRAWLRLALMQKKLSDYMKTIINRKDLLSEFYEPNALMMEEEGAVIAGLLVGLNVIDANLCMKGEDLDSQVGVIDFSMYLKDGGHSSKSTEGDGQITAILDQKNYVEELNRHLSASVNNLQAKVDALEKSNTKLTEELAVANNRIITLQEDVERVKEESSYLVESSRKASRPDGTADGQVLGETRKQLKEETQLRLDVEKELEVQIGMRQEMELSMKMLEKDICEKHDALVELRQQLDDLRRLNHELSHKSQSSEISVKQKNEIVSRLEEKTNQMAATIKQLESSEKDVVKQARTLNIAAGKLLQNQQ; translated from the exons ATGGCCGATCTGACGCCCCAGAGTGaggcccccacccccaccaccgaCAAGATCACGCAGGCCGCGCGGGAGACCATCTACCTGTGCAACTTCCGCGTGTCAGTGGACGGCGAGTGGCTATGCCTGCGTGAGCTCAACGACATCTCGCTCACGCCCGACCCCGAGCCGGCGCACGAAG ACTCATGGGAGGATTTGACTGAATTGGTGGAGCATATGCAAATGCTTGATGAGTTCAAAG ATCCCAAGGACCCTATCGCCATCGAGAGGCTTAACCTCATGAACATGGCCAAGCTGAGCATCAAGGGCCTTATTGAGTCTGCCCTCAACCTGGGTCGCACACTGGATTCGGATTACGCCCCCCTGCAGCAGTTTTTTGTGGTGATGGAACATTGCCTGAAGCACGGACTCAAAA GTAAGAAGACGTTCCTAGGTCAGAACAAATCCTTCTGGGGCCCTCTGGAACTGGTGGAGAAGCTGACTCCAGAAGCTGGTGAGATCACAGCCAGCGTCAAAGACCTTCCAGGGCTCAA AACTCCTTTAGGAAGAGGCCGAGCATGGCTGCGGCTGGCCCTGATGCAGAAGAAGCTCTCAGACTACATGAAGACCATTATCAACAGAAAGGACCTTTTAAG TGAGTTCTATGAGCCCAATGCTCTGATGATGGAGGAAGAAGGAGCTGTAATCGCTGGATTGTTGGTGGGACTCAATGTCATTGATGCCAATTTGTGCATGAAGGGAGAAGACCTTGATTCCCAG GTTGGGGTGATAGACTTTTCCATGTATCTAAAAGATGGAGGCCACAGTAGCAAGAGCACAGAGGG tGATGGCCAGATCACTGCTATCCTTGACCAGAAGAATTATGTTGAGGAACTCAACAGACATTTAAG TGCTTCTGTGAATAACCTACAAGCCAAAGTGGATGCACTAGAAAAGTCTAACACAAAACTAACAGAGGAG CTTGCAGTTGCAAACAACAGAATCATCACTTTGCAAGAGGATGTGGAGAGGGTGAAGGAAGAAAGCTCTTACCTTGTGGAGTCCAGTCGCAAG GCGTCAAGGCCAGACGGAACTGCGGATGGCCAAGTACTTGGAGAGACCCGAAAGCAGCTCAAAGAGGAGACTCAGCTCCGGCTG GATGTTgagaaggagctggaggtgcAGATAGGCATGAGGCAGGAGATGGAGCTGTCTATGAAGATGTTGGAGAAGGACATCTGTGAGAAGCATGACGCACTGGTGGAACTTCGACAGCAGCTAGACGACCTGCGCAGACTCAACCATGAGCTCTCCCACAAGTCGCAG AGCTCAGAGATCAGTGTGAAACAGAAGAATGAGATTGTCAGTCGCTTGgaagagaaaacaaaccagATGGCAGCCACTATCAAACAGCTGGAGAGCAG TGAGAAGGATGTAGTCAAACAGGCACGAACCTTGAACATAGCTGCGGGAAAACTGCTGCAAAACCAACAGTAG
- the grsf1 gene encoding G-rich sequence factor 1 — protein MAVNTRSAFVSSLFRFLWGRQSLCVKKITEQNKITSLSMCSAGFRKESHSWSANHTLNLNVRLTWSLPLRTLTSNAPYKDDEYPPLPEYTSSQEMDTKEVFIVHVKGLPWSCSSEDLIEFFSECQIRGGVNGIHLMTNRYGKPNGQAFIELEHEEDISKAMERHRQYLGPRYVEVYEVTNEEAEAMIKGTDESKGQDGVVRLRGLPFNCTEKEIIKFFSGLDIVEDGITLVTDRRGRSSGDAYVQFVTQEMADQALQWDREVIGTRYIEVFPSKKTEIKTSYGSARVDASAAAFCANRTNSIVPEHFIHIRGLPFQATAGDIVNFFCPIRVVKVLMEFGPDGRVSGEAQAHFKSHCDAVAAMDKDKEYIHNRYIELFLNSSAAKEH, from the exons ATGGCTGTGAATACAAGGTCAGCATTTGTCTCGTCACTGTTCCGTTTCCTCTGGGGAAGACAGTCCTTATGCGTTAAGAAAATCACTgagcaaaacaaaatcacatcgTTATCCATGTGTAGTGCTGGATTTCGAAAAGAAAGTCATTCTTGGTCAGCGAACCATACACTAAATCTTAACGTCAGGTTAACCTGGTCATTACCTTTGAGAACCTTGACATCAAAt GCTCCATACAAAGATGATGAATATCCCCCACTTCCCGAGTACACTTCCTCTCAAGAGATGGACACAAAGGAAGTGTTCATTGTTCATGTCAAAGGTCTTCCATGGTCATGTAGTTCTGAGGACCTGATAGAGTTTTTCTCAG aGTGTCAGATTCGTGGTGGGGTAAATGGAATTCATCTGATGACCAACAGATACGGAAAGCCAAACGGGCAAGCCTTCATTGAGCTGGAGCATGAGGAGGATATCAGTAAAGCCATGGAGAGGCATAGGCAATACCTTGGGCCACGTTATGTAGAAG TGTATGAGGTAACGAACGAAGAGGCTGAAGCTATGATAAAGGGCACAGATGAAAGCAAGGGCCAAGATGGAGTGGTTCGCCTCCGAGGTCTCCCGTTTAACTGCACAGAGAAGGAAATCATTAAATTTTTTTCGG GGCTGGACATTGTGGAAGACGGGATCACCCTGGTGACAGACCGACGAGGTCGAAGTTCAGGTGATGCGTACGTGCAGTTTGTTACGCAGGAAATGGCAGATCAAGCCCTGCAGTGGGACAGAGAAGTCATCGGGACCAG GTACATAGAAGTGTTCCCTAGCAAGAAGACTGAGATTAAAACCAGTTATGGCAGTGCAAGGGTAGATGCTTCAGCCGCTGCGTTCTGTGCAAACAGGA CAAACAGTATTGTGCCTGAACATTTTATCCACATAAGAGGCCTACCTTTTCAAGCCACAGCTGGAGACATAGTAAAT TTCTTCTGCCCAATCAGAGTGGTGAAGGTTCTGATGGAGTTCGGCCCTGATGGGCGGGTGAGTGGTGAGGCGCAGGCTCACTTCAAGTCACACTGTGACGCTGTTGCAGCAATGGACAAAGATAAGGAGTATATAC acaACAGATATATTGAGTTGTTCCTGAATTCATCAGCAGCAAAGGAGCACTAA
- the mob1ba gene encoding MOB kinase activator 1Ba yields the protein MSFLFGSRSSKTFKPKKNIPEGSHQYELLKHAEATLGSGNLRMAVMLPDGEDLNEWVAVNTVDFFNQINMLYGTITDFCTEESCPLMSAGPRYEYHWADGTNIKKPIKCSAPKYIDYLMTWVQDQLDDETLFPSKIGVPFPKNFMSVAKTILKRLFRVYAHIYHQHFDSVIELQEEAHLNTSFKHFIFFVQEFNLIDRKELAPLQELIDKLTSKDR from the exons ATGAGCTTTTTATT CGGGAGCCGCTCGTCAAAGACGTTCAAGCCGAAAAAGAACATTCCGGAGGGCTCACACCAGTATGAGTTGCTGAAGCACGCCGAAGCCACGCTGGGCAGCGGGAACCTGCGAATGGCCGTCATGCTGCCGGATGGAGAGGACCTCAACGAATGGGTGGCTGTCAACA CTGTGGACTTCTTTAACCAGATCAACATGCTGTATGGGACCATTACTGATTTCTGCACTGAGGAAAGCTGCCCTCTTATGTCTGCTGGGCCTAG GTATGAATATCACTGGGCTGATGGAACCAATATTAAAAAGCCAATCAAATGCTCAGCTCCCAAATATATTGATTACCTGATGACCTGGGTTCAGGACCAGCTTGACGATGAAACACTCTTCCCCTCCAAAATAG GTGTCCCCTTCCCAAAGAACTTCATGTCGGTGGCCAAGACCATCCTGAAGCGGCTGTTCCGGGTCTATGCCCACATCTACCACCAGCACTTCGACTCTGTCATCGAGCTACAGGAAGAGGCGCACCTCAACACCTCCTTCAAACATTTTATCTTCTTCGTCCAG gAGTTCAACTTGATTGACAGGAAAGAGCTGGCACCT
- the rufy3 gene encoding protein RUFY3 isoform X3: MADLTPQSEAPTPTTDKITQAARETIYLCNFRVSVDGEWLCLRELNDISLTPDPEPAHEDPKDPIAIERLNLMNMAKLSIKGLIESALNLGRTLDSDYAPLQQFFVVMEHCLKHGLKSKKTFLGQNKSFWGPLELVEKLTPEAGEITASVKDLPGLKTPLGRGRAWLRLALMQKKLSDYMKTIINRKDLLSEFYEPNALMMEEEGAVIAGLLVGLNVIDANLCMKGEDLDSQVGVIDFSMYLKDGGHSSKSTEGDGQITAILDQKNYVEELNRHLSASVNNLQAKVDALEKSNTKLTEELAVANNRIITLQEDVERVKEESSYLVESSRKASRPDGTADGQVLGETRKQLKEETQLRLDVEKELEVQIGMRQEMELSMKMLEKDICEKHDALVELRQQLDDLRRLNHELSHKSQSSEISVKQKNEIVSRLEEKTNQMAATIKQLESRCKQVERQRDLAEEATRLFKQEFGDKIESLQQEVEQLLKQRNGLEQELKKERERRGGQCSHAPTGKTPSPRPRDARQHAENIRKELEAVMQERDALQNALDEKSLTSSLSLSHEDEQGQSFHEDPEPSICPMCQCAESLTRPKRECKNCKGVFCEICVTNELPLPSSIDLQQVCDTCHSRLLQQYASSPS, translated from the exons ATGGCCGATCTGACGCCCCAGAGTGaggcccccacccccaccaccgaCAAGATCACGCAGGCCGCGCGGGAGACCATCTACCTGTGCAACTTCCGCGTGTCAGTGGACGGCGAGTGGCTATGCCTGCGTGAGCTCAACGACATCTCGCTCACGCCCGACCCCGAGCCGGCGCACGAAG ATCCCAAGGACCCTATCGCCATCGAGAGGCTTAACCTCATGAACATGGCCAAGCTGAGCATCAAGGGCCTTATTGAGTCTGCCCTCAACCTGGGTCGCACACTGGATTCGGATTACGCCCCCCTGCAGCAGTTTTTTGTGGTGATGGAACATTGCCTGAAGCACGGACTCAAAA GTAAGAAGACGTTCCTAGGTCAGAACAAATCCTTCTGGGGCCCTCTGGAACTGGTGGAGAAGCTGACTCCAGAAGCTGGTGAGATCACAGCCAGCGTCAAAGACCTTCCAGGGCTCAA AACTCCTTTAGGAAGAGGCCGAGCATGGCTGCGGCTGGCCCTGATGCAGAAGAAGCTCTCAGACTACATGAAGACCATTATCAACAGAAAGGACCTTTTAAG TGAGTTCTATGAGCCCAATGCTCTGATGATGGAGGAAGAAGGAGCTGTAATCGCTGGATTGTTGGTGGGACTCAATGTCATTGATGCCAATTTGTGCATGAAGGGAGAAGACCTTGATTCCCAG GTTGGGGTGATAGACTTTTCCATGTATCTAAAAGATGGAGGCCACAGTAGCAAGAGCACAGAGGG tGATGGCCAGATCACTGCTATCCTTGACCAGAAGAATTATGTTGAGGAACTCAACAGACATTTAAG TGCTTCTGTGAATAACCTACAAGCCAAAGTGGATGCACTAGAAAAGTCTAACACAAAACTAACAGAGGAG CTTGCAGTTGCAAACAACAGAATCATCACTTTGCAAGAGGATGTGGAGAGGGTGAAGGAAGAAAGCTCTTACCTTGTGGAGTCCAGTCGCAAG GCGTCAAGGCCAGACGGAACTGCGGATGGCCAAGTACTTGGAGAGACCCGAAAGCAGCTCAAAGAGGAGACTCAGCTCCGGCTG GATGTTgagaaggagctggaggtgcAGATAGGCATGAGGCAGGAGATGGAGCTGTCTATGAAGATGTTGGAGAAGGACATCTGTGAGAAGCATGACGCACTGGTGGAACTTCGACAGCAGCTAGACGACCTGCGCAGACTCAACCATGAGCTCTCCCACAAGTCGCAG AGCTCAGAGATCAGTGTGAAACAGAAGAATGAGATTGTCAGTCGCTTGgaagagaaaacaaaccagATGGCAGCCACTATCAAACAGCTGGAGAGCAG ATGTAAGCAGGTGGAGCGGCAGAGGGACCTGGCCGAGGAGGCCACCAGGCTGTTCAAGCAGGAGTTTGGGGACAAGATCGAGAGTCTGCAGCAAGAGGTGGAGCAGTTACTGAAGCAGAG GAATGGCTTGGAACAGGAGCTGAAAAAGGAGCGCGAGAGACGGGGAGGCCAGTGTTCTCATGCTCCTACGGGGAAAACCCCATCGCCGCGGCCAAGAGACGCGAGACAGCATGCTGAGAACATCCGAAAG GAACTGGAAGCAGTGATGCAAGAGAGAGACGCACTCCAAAATGCACTGGATGAGAAAAGTCTCACCTCAAGTTT GTCACTTTCACATGAAGATGAACAG GGTCAGTCTTTTCATGAAGATCCAGAGCCTTCCATCTGCCCAATGTGCCAATGTGCAGAATCCCTAACCAGGCCTAAg CGCGAGTGCAAAAACTGCAAGGGTGTGTTCTGCGAAATCTGCGTGACCAATGAACTGCCGCTTCCGTCTTCCATCGACCTGCAGCAGGTGTGCGACACTTGCCACTCCCGTCTGCTGCAGCAGTATGCCTCAAGCCCTTCCTGA
- the rufy3 gene encoding protein RUFY3 isoform X7 — translation MADLTPQSEAPTPTTDKITQAARETIYLCNFRVSVDGEWLCLRELNDISLTPDPEPAHEDPKDPIAIERLNLMNMAKLSIKGLIESALNLGRTLDSDYAPLQQFFVVMEHCLKHGLKSKKTFLGQNKSFWGPLELVEKLTPEAGEITASVKDLPGLKTPLGRGRAWLRLALMQKKLSDYMKTIINRKDLLSEFYEPNALMMEEEGAVIAGLLVGLNVIDANLCMKGEDLDSQVGVIDFSMYLKDGGHSSKSTEGDGQITAILDQKNYVEELNRHLSASVNNLQAKVDALEKSNTKLTEELAVANNRIITLQEDVERVKEESSYLVESSRKASRPDGTADGQVLGETRKQLKEETQLRLDVEKELEVQIGMRQEMELSMKMLEKDICEKHDALVELRQQLDDLRRLNHELSHKSQSSEISVKQKNEIVSRLEEKTNQMAATIKQLESSEKDVVKQARTLNIAAGKLLQNQQ, via the exons ATGGCCGATCTGACGCCCCAGAGTGaggcccccacccccaccaccgaCAAGATCACGCAGGCCGCGCGGGAGACCATCTACCTGTGCAACTTCCGCGTGTCAGTGGACGGCGAGTGGCTATGCCTGCGTGAGCTCAACGACATCTCGCTCACGCCCGACCCCGAGCCGGCGCACGAAG ATCCCAAGGACCCTATCGCCATCGAGAGGCTTAACCTCATGAACATGGCCAAGCTGAGCATCAAGGGCCTTATTGAGTCTGCCCTCAACCTGGGTCGCACACTGGATTCGGATTACGCCCCCCTGCAGCAGTTTTTTGTGGTGATGGAACATTGCCTGAAGCACGGACTCAAAA GTAAGAAGACGTTCCTAGGTCAGAACAAATCCTTCTGGGGCCCTCTGGAACTGGTGGAGAAGCTGACTCCAGAAGCTGGTGAGATCACAGCCAGCGTCAAAGACCTTCCAGGGCTCAA AACTCCTTTAGGAAGAGGCCGAGCATGGCTGCGGCTGGCCCTGATGCAGAAGAAGCTCTCAGACTACATGAAGACCATTATCAACAGAAAGGACCTTTTAAG TGAGTTCTATGAGCCCAATGCTCTGATGATGGAGGAAGAAGGAGCTGTAATCGCTGGATTGTTGGTGGGACTCAATGTCATTGATGCCAATTTGTGCATGAAGGGAGAAGACCTTGATTCCCAG GTTGGGGTGATAGACTTTTCCATGTATCTAAAAGATGGAGGCCACAGTAGCAAGAGCACAGAGGG tGATGGCCAGATCACTGCTATCCTTGACCAGAAGAATTATGTTGAGGAACTCAACAGACATTTAAG TGCTTCTGTGAATAACCTACAAGCCAAAGTGGATGCACTAGAAAAGTCTAACACAAAACTAACAGAGGAG CTTGCAGTTGCAAACAACAGAATCATCACTTTGCAAGAGGATGTGGAGAGGGTGAAGGAAGAAAGCTCTTACCTTGTGGAGTCCAGTCGCAAG GCGTCAAGGCCAGACGGAACTGCGGATGGCCAAGTACTTGGAGAGACCCGAAAGCAGCTCAAAGAGGAGACTCAGCTCCGGCTG GATGTTgagaaggagctggaggtgcAGATAGGCATGAGGCAGGAGATGGAGCTGTCTATGAAGATGTTGGAGAAGGACATCTGTGAGAAGCATGACGCACTGGTGGAACTTCGACAGCAGCTAGACGACCTGCGCAGACTCAACCATGAGCTCTCCCACAAGTCGCAG AGCTCAGAGATCAGTGTGAAACAGAAGAATGAGATTGTCAGTCGCTTGgaagagaaaacaaaccagATGGCAGCCACTATCAAACAGCTGGAGAGCAG TGAGAAGGATGTAGTCAAACAGGCACGAACCTTGAACATAGCTGCGGGAAAACTGCTGCAAAACCAACAGTAG
- the rufy3 gene encoding protein RUFY3 isoform X2, which yields MADLTPQSEAPTPTTDKITQAARETIYLCNFRVSVDGEWLCLRELNDISLTPDPEPAHEDSWEDLTELVEHMQMLDEFKDPKDPIAIERLNLMNMAKLSIKGLIESALNLGRTLDSDYAPLQQFFVVMEHCLKHGLKSKKTFLGQNKSFWGPLELVEKLTPEAGEITASVKDLPGLKTPLGRGRAWLRLALMQKKLSDYMKTIINRKDLLSEFYEPNALMMEEEGAVIAGLLVGLNVIDANLCMKGEDLDSQVGVIDFSMYLKDGGHSSKSTEGDGQITAILDQKNYVEELNRHLSASVNNLQAKVDALEKSNTKLTEELAVANNRIITLQEDVERVKEESSYLVESSRKASRPDGTADGQVLGETRKQLKEETQLRLDVEKELEVQIGMRQEMELSMKMLEKDICEKHDALVELRQQLDDLRRLNHELSHKSQSSEISVKQKNEIVSRLEEKTNQMAATIKQLESRCKQVERQRDLAEEATRLFKQEFGDKIESLQQEVEQLLKQRNGLEQELKKERERRGGQCSHAPTGKTPSPRPRDARQHAENIRKELEAVMQERDALQNALDEKSLTSSLSLSHEDEQGQSFHEDPEPSICPMCQCAESLTRPKRECKNCKGVFCEICVTNELPLPSSIDLQQVCDTCHSRLLQQYASSPS from the exons ATGGCCGATCTGACGCCCCAGAGTGaggcccccacccccaccaccgaCAAGATCACGCAGGCCGCGCGGGAGACCATCTACCTGTGCAACTTCCGCGTGTCAGTGGACGGCGAGTGGCTATGCCTGCGTGAGCTCAACGACATCTCGCTCACGCCCGACCCCGAGCCGGCGCACGAAG ACTCATGGGAGGATTTGACTGAATTGGTGGAGCATATGCAAATGCTTGATGAGTTCAAAG ATCCCAAGGACCCTATCGCCATCGAGAGGCTTAACCTCATGAACATGGCCAAGCTGAGCATCAAGGGCCTTATTGAGTCTGCCCTCAACCTGGGTCGCACACTGGATTCGGATTACGCCCCCCTGCAGCAGTTTTTTGTGGTGATGGAACATTGCCTGAAGCACGGACTCAAAA GTAAGAAGACGTTCCTAGGTCAGAACAAATCCTTCTGGGGCCCTCTGGAACTGGTGGAGAAGCTGACTCCAGAAGCTGGTGAGATCACAGCCAGCGTCAAAGACCTTCCAGGGCTCAA AACTCCTTTAGGAAGAGGCCGAGCATGGCTGCGGCTGGCCCTGATGCAGAAGAAGCTCTCAGACTACATGAAGACCATTATCAACAGAAAGGACCTTTTAAG TGAGTTCTATGAGCCCAATGCTCTGATGATGGAGGAAGAAGGAGCTGTAATCGCTGGATTGTTGGTGGGACTCAATGTCATTGATGCCAATTTGTGCATGAAGGGAGAAGACCTTGATTCCCAG GTTGGGGTGATAGACTTTTCCATGTATCTAAAAGATGGAGGCCACAGTAGCAAGAGCACAGAGGG tGATGGCCAGATCACTGCTATCCTTGACCAGAAGAATTATGTTGAGGAACTCAACAGACATTTAAG TGCTTCTGTGAATAACCTACAAGCCAAAGTGGATGCACTAGAAAAGTCTAACACAAAACTAACAGAGGAG CTTGCAGTTGCAAACAACAGAATCATCACTTTGCAAGAGGATGTGGAGAGGGTGAAGGAAGAAAGCTCTTACCTTGTGGAGTCCAGTCGCAAG GCGTCAAGGCCAGACGGAACTGCGGATGGCCAAGTACTTGGAGAGACCCGAAAGCAGCTCAAAGAGGAGACTCAGCTCCGGCTG GATGTTgagaaggagctggaggtgcAGATAGGCATGAGGCAGGAGATGGAGCTGTCTATGAAGATGTTGGAGAAGGACATCTGTGAGAAGCATGACGCACTGGTGGAACTTCGACAGCAGCTAGACGACCTGCGCAGACTCAACCATGAGCTCTCCCACAAGTCGCAG AGCTCAGAGATCAGTGTGAAACAGAAGAATGAGATTGTCAGTCGCTTGgaagagaaaacaaaccagATGGCAGCCACTATCAAACAGCTGGAGAGCAG ATGTAAGCAGGTGGAGCGGCAGAGGGACCTGGCCGAGGAGGCCACCAGGCTGTTCAAGCAGGAGTTTGGGGACAAGATCGAGAGTCTGCAGCAAGAGGTGGAGCAGTTACTGAAGCAGAG GAATGGCTTGGAACAGGAGCTGAAAAAGGAGCGCGAGAGACGGGGAGGCCAGTGTTCTCATGCTCCTACGGGGAAAACCCCATCGCCGCGGCCAAGAGACGCGAGACAGCATGCTGAGAACATCCGAAAG GAACTGGAAGCAGTGATGCAAGAGAGAGACGCACTCCAAAATGCACTGGATGAGAAAAGTCTCACCTCAAGTTT GTCACTTTCACATGAAGATGAACAG GGTCAGTCTTTTCATGAAGATCCAGAGCCTTCCATCTGCCCAATGTGCCAATGTGCAGAATCCCTAACCAGGCCTAAg CGCGAGTGCAAAAACTGCAAGGGTGTGTTCTGCGAAATCTGCGTGACCAATGAACTGCCGCTTCCGTCTTCCATCGACCTGCAGCAGGTGTGCGACACTTGCCACTCCCGTCTGCTGCAGCAGTATGCCTCAAGCCCTTCCTGA
- the rufy3 gene encoding protein RUFY3 isoform X4 — MQMLDEFKDPKDPIAIERLNLMNMAKLSIKGLIESALNLGRTLDSDYAPLQQFFVVMEHCLKHGLKSKKTFLGQNKSFWGPLELVEKLTPEAGEITASVKDLPGLKTPLGRGRAWLRLALMQKKLSDYMKTIINRKDLLSEFYEPNALMMEEEGAVIAGLLVGLNVIDANLCMKGEDLDSQVGVIDFSMYLKDGGHSSKSTEGDGQITAILDQKNYVEELNRHLSASVNNLQAKVDALEKSNTKLTEELAVANNRIITLQEDVERVKEESSYLVESSRKASRPDGTADGQVLGETRKQLKEETQLRLDVEKELEVQIGMRQEMELSMKMLEKDICEKHDALVELRQQLDDLRRLNHELSHKSQSSEISVKQKNEIVSRLEEKTNQMAATIKQLESRCKQVERQRDLAEEATRLFKQEFGDKIESLQQEVEQLLKQRNGLEQELKKERERRGGQCSHAPTGKTPSPRPRDARQHAENIRKELEAVMQERDALQNALDEKSLTSSLSLSHEDEQGQSFHEDPEPSICPMCQCAESLTRPKRECKNCKGVFCEICVTNELPLPSSIDLQQVCDTCHSRLLQQYASSPS, encoded by the exons ATGCAAATGCTTGATGAGTTCAAAG ATCCCAAGGACCCTATCGCCATCGAGAGGCTTAACCTCATGAACATGGCCAAGCTGAGCATCAAGGGCCTTATTGAGTCTGCCCTCAACCTGGGTCGCACACTGGATTCGGATTACGCCCCCCTGCAGCAGTTTTTTGTGGTGATGGAACATTGCCTGAAGCACGGACTCAAAA GTAAGAAGACGTTCCTAGGTCAGAACAAATCCTTCTGGGGCCCTCTGGAACTGGTGGAGAAGCTGACTCCAGAAGCTGGTGAGATCACAGCCAGCGTCAAAGACCTTCCAGGGCTCAA AACTCCTTTAGGAAGAGGCCGAGCATGGCTGCGGCTGGCCCTGATGCAGAAGAAGCTCTCAGACTACATGAAGACCATTATCAACAGAAAGGACCTTTTAAG TGAGTTCTATGAGCCCAATGCTCTGATGATGGAGGAAGAAGGAGCTGTAATCGCTGGATTGTTGGTGGGACTCAATGTCATTGATGCCAATTTGTGCATGAAGGGAGAAGACCTTGATTCCCAG GTTGGGGTGATAGACTTTTCCATGTATCTAAAAGATGGAGGCCACAGTAGCAAGAGCACAGAGGG tGATGGCCAGATCACTGCTATCCTTGACCAGAAGAATTATGTTGAGGAACTCAACAGACATTTAAG TGCTTCTGTGAATAACCTACAAGCCAAAGTGGATGCACTAGAAAAGTCTAACACAAAACTAACAGAGGAG CTTGCAGTTGCAAACAACAGAATCATCACTTTGCAAGAGGATGTGGAGAGGGTGAAGGAAGAAAGCTCTTACCTTGTGGAGTCCAGTCGCAAG GCGTCAAGGCCAGACGGAACTGCGGATGGCCAAGTACTTGGAGAGACCCGAAAGCAGCTCAAAGAGGAGACTCAGCTCCGGCTG GATGTTgagaaggagctggaggtgcAGATAGGCATGAGGCAGGAGATGGAGCTGTCTATGAAGATGTTGGAGAAGGACATCTGTGAGAAGCATGACGCACTGGTGGAACTTCGACAGCAGCTAGACGACCTGCGCAGACTCAACCATGAGCTCTCCCACAAGTCGCAG AGCTCAGAGATCAGTGTGAAACAGAAGAATGAGATTGTCAGTCGCTTGgaagagaaaacaaaccagATGGCAGCCACTATCAAACAGCTGGAGAGCAG ATGTAAGCAGGTGGAGCGGCAGAGGGACCTGGCCGAGGAGGCCACCAGGCTGTTCAAGCAGGAGTTTGGGGACAAGATCGAGAGTCTGCAGCAAGAGGTGGAGCAGTTACTGAAGCAGAG GAATGGCTTGGAACAGGAGCTGAAAAAGGAGCGCGAGAGACGGGGAGGCCAGTGTTCTCATGCTCCTACGGGGAAAACCCCATCGCCGCGGCCAAGAGACGCGAGACAGCATGCTGAGAACATCCGAAAG GAACTGGAAGCAGTGATGCAAGAGAGAGACGCACTCCAAAATGCACTGGATGAGAAAAGTCTCACCTCAAGTTT GTCACTTTCACATGAAGATGAACAG GGTCAGTCTTTTCATGAAGATCCAGAGCCTTCCATCTGCCCAATGTGCCAATGTGCAGAATCCCTAACCAGGCCTAAg CGCGAGTGCAAAAACTGCAAGGGTGTGTTCTGCGAAATCTGCGTGACCAATGAACTGCCGCTTCCGTCTTCCATCGACCTGCAGCAGGTGTGCGACACTTGCCACTCCCGTCTGCTGCAGCAGTATGCCTCAAGCCCTTCCTGA